The stretch of DNA ATAATTAATTTATTTACATATATTTATATAAAGAATCTACGAGAACGGCAATATAATAAAAAAATACTCGACTCACTTTATGGAAGTAGAGACTGTAACTTTCGATGCCTAATCCCAATCCCTCGCCTAAAACTCGTTTTAAAAGTGACCGCCCCGAACCTCTATCTAGCAAAATTACGGTGCGATTGACTGACTCAATGTTGCAGGAGCTTAAGGCACAAGAAAATTATCGAGAATTTATCAGACAAGCGATCGCCGAAAAGTTACAGAGTAGTTCAGCGTGATGATTGGCAACTATTCTGCATCGTGGAATAGATATACATCTTCCAATACCTGAAGCAATCGCTCCTCTAAAAAATTGAGTTGAGAACGATTGAGCTTTTCTAGTCCCTTTAACAGCCATATTGCAGCTTCGTCTAAAGAACCTACCTCAAATAAAGCAGACATTCTCGCCCCCCAATCTAGCATTTGCTCCGATTCGGCGCGGTCGAATTTTAGGGACAAAAGATCGTCAACCGAAACGACAAATCGATCGTCCCACGTATTGACTACGCATTCGTCTTTTCTTACCTCGGCGACTACACACCAACAATTTTTCTTCCCTGGAACTCCCGAAGTTATGCGACAAATTTCCCCTGGAGAAAAAGGATTAACAGGAGGATATTTCTGTTTGAGATAAGCTTTAACTGCCTCTTTAACCATAATAGCTGGCGGTACTTTGCCCATCGCTAAACTGACAGCTATCACCCAAACTTCACCAGCTTCAATCGGATTTAAATGGGCTTGAAAAATTGGTCGCAGTTGCCTTTGTTTGGTGGGTAAGGGGTCGTTTAGACCATTGGTCTTTAAATATTCTTCTATAAAATAGTAAGTCTCGGCAGCTTTCATACAACGCTCGATGTAGAGCATCGTAAAACCAAAAACTGACTCGCAGTAAGACTCAAAATTATCAAAGCGATCGCGATACAACTTAAGTCGCCTAATACTTTTCAATGCCTGACCTCGAAGTACGAACCCCGTTCGTACCTGATGCTCTAATTTATCCCTTAACTCCGCTTCTTGTGATGATAAGACATACAACCTGAAATATGCCCCAATTGACTGTAATTACTTAACAATTTTACAGCTTTTGGTGTAAATAACAGGGATTCTACGCAGTAAGATTTTGGTGAGGGTTCTAATTTACTGGTATGGTTTGGGTAAGGGGGAAAGGGGGAAAGGGGGAAGTCGCTTCGCGACGGGGTAAAGGTTAACGCTTAACAAGTTGACTAAACAAATTTTGATAAATTATTCACCCAGTCCTGTAAAGGCGCGATCGTTATACAAACTCGATTCAACAGACGATAATCTTAACTCATCAATTTGGGGATGTCCAGGATTAATTATGGCAATATTTTCTAGACCAGCAGGTACGGCTACACTGGGTACGAACAAGATTAAACTACTACCTTCATTAAGCCACTGGCTACCAATTTTTTGCGTACTCGACGGATAGGGATATCGACTCCAATCTTGAGGTAAATCAATCACTTTAAGAGTTTGACTCGATACGGTATCTGGTAAATGATAAATTCCCAATCGGTAATCTACTGGAATCAGTCTGGGGTTGGGTAGGTAATTTGCCATTTCTAAAAGAGCGACACTGGGAGTTGAAGCGAAATAAAGTACTGGTATTCCAGGTTCGTTCCACCGCGCACCATTTAAGAAAGAACCACCGCGACCCGTATAATTTTCTAAATATTTAGTGCGGGTAATTCTAAACAGTTCCATCAGGCAAACTCGCCATATTCGATCGCACTTAAGGTTTCTCTAACCAATTTTCTGCCTTCAAAGGTATCGCACAAGCTAACTGGGGATTCTCCATTTAAAGCAGGAATACTAGTATGCAGCCATTCTTTAGCTAGGTTTTCATCCCCAAAAACATTGATAGCTTCATCGAACACTTTGAGAGTATCTAAAACACCCTCAGTTTGAACTTTACTTAATAGCTTAGAATGATACAGGCGATTTAAATTACCCGAACTGGTACTCAGTAAACGAACGAATAGTTCTCTCTCTCCTAAAGCTTTGACCGCTTGCTCGACAATTTTTCCAGAGACTCCTTGTCGAACTGCCTGAATGTATGCTCCGCGATCCTCTAAAATCTTGGGGTTTAAATCTGAAGTTTTTAGCAGTAAAGCAATATTCATCTGGAATTAGTCAAGCATTTGCTTCAATTGTACCTCATTATGATGTTGTATGGTAATCACAATGATGTATGTTAGCAAGCCCGAATTTTTGGTAAAATTCTCTTGAACTTTGCTTGGGACATAGAGATGGCAATTCAACGGTTAAATCGAGATCATAGATTTACCAGACGCAACCGCGCCACTGCTACTGTTTCTACTCTGCCAACAGTGAAGGCAATGGTAGATTGTTTCGAGCGATATCTCAGTCTGACTATTGCCGATGGAAATGCTAGCTCCGATACAATTACAACCTATCGCAATCGCACCGCTCAGTTTCTTAGCTGGTGTAGAGAGCGAGAACTCTATCCCGCTTTAGTTAGTACTTCAAATATCCTTGAATACCGCAAACACTTGATTGATGGGGGAAAAACATCTCCAACGATTCGATTATCTCTAATATCCATCAAGCATTTCTATACGGCTTGTTTGGCAGAAAAACTGGTCAAGGACAATCCCGCTCTTGGGGTGAAAGCACCAAGGGAAAAGCGCGAAGTGAGTAGCACGATTAATTATTTGAGTTTGGAAGAGTTACAACGGTTAATTGACAGCATTTTACCTACCTATAAAATTCGCGGAGATAAGACCAAACAAATACAGGTATTGCGCGATCGCATTTTGTTGGGGTGTATGGCACTTCATGGCTGTCGCAGCGTTGAAATGTATCGGGCGAATTTGGGGGATATTAGCGAATCAGGGGAAAGCTATTATCTTAAATTGGATGGTAAAAACAGCATTAGAACTATCCTGCTACGTCCAGATTTGGCAGAAGAAATAGTTGAATACAAGAAGGTTCGCTCGAAAACAAAGGAAAAACTCAACCAAAATTCGCCCTTGTTTATTTCCCTATCTAACCGTCGCTACGGTCAACGGTTGTCGAGGAGCGGCATCGGTCATATTGTCGATCGCTATCTAGAAAAATGTGGCTTAAAACATAGCGATCTTAATCGAAATCTCTCACCTCACAGCCTACGTCATACCGCAGGTACGCTAGCCTTGAGAAATGGTTCGGACTTAAGGCAGGTGCAGGATTTTTTGGGACACGCCGATCCTAAAACTACTGCTGTCTATACCCACGTTCTTAGTTCTCAAGAAGATAATCCTGCTGCTAAGATCGATATTAATTTTTGAGTTGTGACGGTTGGTTATTGCAGAGTAATTCTCTTGCTTCTTGTGGCGATAGTTCGGCTACCAGGTAAATTTCGCCTTTTTTATCGATTCTAACCGCGTTGCCTTGCACTATAGGATCTTTTTCTTTCCAAGCAGAAAGTTCCCACTCTTGTTGTTTTTCCTCGACGGGTGGCACGAATCCAGGTGCGGCAATATATTCTTCATTATCTATCGGATCGTAGGGAGATTCGGGAAATCCTCCTCTTCCCGTATATACCAGTCTCGCTCCTCCTCGATTGGGGTTTTCTTCCGAACATAAATTCATTCTCTTTTCTTCGCTATTGTCAATCTTTACCTCTCTTATGGCAACAATCGGATCTTGGATTGTCAATTGGGGATTGGTAATGGTTATCGTTCCGCTTTCCCCAAACTCCGAACTCGCATCAATATCGCTGGTCGTATTATTAGGTATTGCTTTTCTTTCTTCAATTCCTAAAATCCCATTGGCAGTGATATTTATGTTGCCTCCATCTCCTCGAAAAGCGTTGGCGGTTATATCGCTGTTTTCTAGTGCTAAGATGTTGTCGGAATTGATATCTATGTTACCGCCATCTCCCGCACCTCCTGCTGTAGCTGAGATTAAGCTATTGTTTGTGAGGGACAGGCTATCTGTGTTGAAATCGACATTTCCTCCCTGTCCCGATGCTGTTGTGGCGGTAACGCTTGCAGAGTTATTTAAATTGATTGAATTGGCATTCACTATAATGTCGCCAGCATTTGCTGTTCCTTGATTATCAACTCTTATCAAACCTCGATCTTGAAGAGTTAGTCGATCGGTATTTAAAGTAATTGAACCCGCTTGTCCTTGAGGTATAGAGGGTAAATTAAAAATTTCTCTTAAAAAAGGGTCGGCAATTTCACTAGAAGCCGTAATTTGACTAGAATTAATTGGATTATCTTCCCTAGTAATAAAGTTTTTGCCGCTAACTTGAATTGAGTCAGAAGCATTAATCACAATATTTCCCGTATCTCCAAAACCAGCAGTCGTAGCATTGATTTTTCCCGCATCTTCAAGTTGCAAACTTCTGGTATTAATTTTTACATTTCCTCCCCGACCTAAAGTTGTCGTTGTGGTTCCTATGGTACTCTCAGAAAAACTATTAGAAGATGGGTCGAATTGGAAAAAGCCCGATACTTTAATAGTCTCATCAAAAGCAGCGTTTATATCTCCACCTCTGCCATCAAATACGGAATTTGTTAATATTAATCCTCCTGATTCAAGTAACAAATTTTTTCCTACTAAATTAATATTTCCGCCTTGACCAGATCCTAAAGTTTCAGTAATAATTGAACTACCTACGGGAAAAAACTCTATTGGTGGTTTTCCATTTATCATTATGGTATTAATAGCACTTATATTTATGTTTCCTCCATTGCCAGTACCAAAAGTTCTAGCATTTATTACGCTATAATTTTCAAATTTTAAGTCAGCGGCAGAAATAATTATATCTGAACCTTTTCCATCTTCAAGCGTTTGAGAAACTATTCCTGGTAATCCAACAATAGAAGAAAAGTCAGCAGGTGACACTATTTCTTTCATGTTAAAAGAATTTGTCATTTTAATATTTATACTCCCAGATGGAAAATTTCCCAAGTTGGAATTTAAAATAACAGAATTTCTAGACATAAAAAAGTTTTTTCCTCTCAGGTTAATTTGTCCTCCTGGACTGCCACTAGCGTTCAAGAGAGATCTGTTCTTTAGAATGACATCTTGAAACTGAGATACTTGTTCATAATTAAAAGCTAAAGTTTCTGAAGATAAATCTATTTTCACCACCCCAGACTCTACACTGCCAATTTCTATTCGTCCTGAAGGACTTGTTATTATTTCACCATTAAGCTCTATTCCATTTCCTATTAGAGCTAAAGTATTTTTAGAAGAAACGTTTATTCCTAGTCTGTCGTTTCCAAAGTTTATTATTGGCGATCCAAAAGCATTTTCAATAGTTGATGTATCAGCAAAACCTACTTGATGCCCCGTTCCTCTTGCTATGATTTTGCCTGAATTGCTACCAAAATCTAGACCAATAGGAATTTCTGAGGTTAATAGTGGTATTTGAGACGGCTTGACAGCATCAAAGATAGTACTGTCGCTAAATTTAATACTTTCTGCTGTCGTCGCTATGAAAGAACCACCAACGTCTATAGCTGCATTTTCGCCAAACAGTATTCCATTGGGATTTATCAAGAATAGGTTAGCAGTACCGTCAACTCCTAATGTGCCAAATATCTCAGAAATATTTCCTCCTGTAATGCGAGAAAATATGTTTTCTATATTTGCAGGATTGGCAAAATAAGCTTCTATTCCTTCTGAAATTCCAAATTCTTTAAAGCTATGAAACAGGTTTTCTCCTCTAATCGCTCCGCCTTCTATGCGCTGGCGTGATTCATTAATCGAGTCGATCGTGGAACTTTCCTTACCTAACGTGCGATCGGGAACAATTTGAGCCTTACTAGAGCAAGGAAAAACAATTAAAAAACAAGCTGCTAAACAAGATTTTGTTAGAAAATTTAAAGACATTTTTTAATTCAAATATGTTTAAAGTTAACTTTTAAGCCACTACGAGGATGAGGAAAAGGTGTTTGCACTATTTTTAAATTTTGGTTTTTCGTTAATTCCCAATCATACTCACGTATTAAAATAGCCGCAAAAATTTTCATTTCTAAACGAGCCAGATTTTCTCCCAAGCAACGTCTTCTTCCTCCACCAAAAGGAATATAGCTTTCTACAGAATCTTGGTTTATCGAATTAAATCTTTCTGGGTCAAAAGTATCGGCAAAAGCAAATAAACTAGGTTCTTGATGAGTAAGAGAAATTTGATAAATAACTTGCCAGTCTTTTGGAAATAGACACTCATCGAAACTACATTTTCTGATTACTTTACGAAAACCACCTCCCACTGGCGGTATTTTTCTTAAAACTTCTTTAAGAACTTTCTCTAAATAAATCATTTTTTGGAGATTTTCTAGAGATAGAGATGAAGATAAATTTAGTTGTTGCTGTTCTTGACGACATTTAACTAATATTTCTGGATTTTTGGCTAATAACAAACAAAATGAAGTTAAAGCTGATGCTAATGTTCCATGTCCAGCAGACAACAAATTTAAGATTTGCTCCTTAATTTCTATTGAAGACAAAGAATTTCCATCTTCGTCGCGAGCTTGCAATAAAAGACTCAAAGCATCTTGATATCTATCTATATTATTAATTTTAATTCTCTGACTAATGATTTTTTCTAATTGCTGTAATATCTTTTCACGGCTTCGTAGCGCACGACCTAATTTTGTCCAGGGAAAATTTGGTGAAAAGGAAAATAACCCTTCGCTCCAAATTTTGTATAAATTACCCAAAGAGCTTGATGATGCAAAATCTTCACCAATGAAAAGTTTTCCAGCAATATCAAAAGAATAATTTTGTAGTTCGTAATACCAAGCAAACTTCCCCAACTTTTCCCATCTTTGACAATAATTTTGCGTAATTGCTTGTATGGTTTCTGTTTGTTCGTTTAAATATTGTCTTGAAAATAATTTTTGTAAAATCTGTTTTCGGTTCTTATGGATACTAGCTGTTTGAGTCGTCAAAGCTGAAGAACCGATGAGAGTTTTCATATTTGGAAGCATATCATTTTGAAAATAAACATTTTCGTTGCTAAGAACAAAACGACAAGCTTCTATTCCACTCACGAAAATCGTAGGCTGACCGAAAATAGAAGTTTTAAAAATCGAACCATATTTTTGATGTCTTTTTTTAGCAAAATTTTGAGGATTGCTAACTACAAAGTCAATAGCTTCTCCAAGAAACGGTAGACCAAAAGAGCCTGGAGGCTCAGAAGGTAAAGTATTTCGCTTTTCTATGGTAGTCATTACTAATTTAGTGGTCAAATTTATTATCGCAGCATTTTTACGAATGCGCGAATATTTAGTTTAGCAAGCGTAATTTGCTAAAATTTTATCTCAGTTCAGACTTTTAATTGCCTATTTATTTGTTTCTAGTTGATATTTCTCAATGAGGGCAATCGCTAA from Myxosarcina sp. GI1 encodes:
- a CDS encoding RES family NAD+ phosphorylase, whose translation is MELFRITRTKYLENYTGRGGSFLNGARWNEPGIPVLYFASTPSVALLEMANYLPNPRLIPVDYRLGIYHLPDTVSSQTLKVIDLPQDWSRYPYPSSTQKIGSQWLNEGSSLILFVPSVAVPAGLENIAIINPGHPQIDELRLSSVESSLYNDRAFTGLGE
- a CDS encoding antitoxin Xre/MbcA/ParS toxin-binding domain-containing protein encodes the protein MNIALLLKTSDLNPKILEDRGAYIQAVRQGVSGKIVEQAVKALGERELFVRLLSTSSGNLNRLYHSKLLSKVQTEGVLDTLKVFDEAINVFGDENLAKEWLHTSIPALNGESPVSLCDTFEGRKLVRETLSAIEYGEFA
- a CDS encoding tyrosine-type recombinase/integrase codes for the protein MNFAWDIEMAIQRLNRDHRFTRRNRATATVSTLPTVKAMVDCFERYLSLTIADGNASSDTITTYRNRTAQFLSWCRERELYPALVSTSNILEYRKHLIDGGKTSPTIRLSLISIKHFYTACLAEKLVKDNPALGVKAPREKREVSSTINYLSLEELQRLIDSILPTYKIRGDKTKQIQVLRDRILLGCMALHGCRSVEMYRANLGDISESGESYYLKLDGKNSIRTILLRPDLAEEIVEYKKVRSKTKEKLNQNSPLFISLSNRRYGQRLSRSGIGHIVDRYLEKCGLKHSDLNRNLSPHSLRHTAGTLALRNGSDLRQVQDFLGHADPKTTAVYTHVLSSQEDNPAAKIDINF
- a CDS encoding S-layer family protein; translated protein: MSLNFLTKSCLAACFLIVFPCSSKAQIVPDRTLGKESSTIDSINESRQRIEGGAIRGENLFHSFKEFGISEGIEAYFANPANIENIFSRITGGNISEIFGTLGVDGTANLFLINPNGILFGENAAIDVGGSFIATTAESIKFSDSTIFDAVKPSQIPLLTSEIPIGLDFGSNSGKIIARGTGHQVGFADTSTIENAFGSPIINFGNDRLGINVSSKNTLALIGNGIELNGEIITSPSGRIEIGSVESGVVKIDLSSETLAFNYEQVSQFQDVILKNRSLLNASGSPGGQINLRGKNFFMSRNSVILNSNLGNFPSGSINIKMTNSFNMKEIVSPADFSSIVGLPGIVSQTLEDGKGSDIIISAADLKFENYSVINARTFGTGNGGNINISAINTIMINGKPPIEFFPVGSSIITETLGSGQGGNINLVGKNLLLESGGLILTNSVFDGRGGDINAAFDETIKVSGFFQFDPSSNSFSESTIGTTTTTLGRGGNVKINTRSLQLEDAGKINATTAGFGDTGNIVINASDSIQVSGKNFITREDNPINSSQITASSEIADPFLREIFNLPSIPQGQAGSITLNTDRLTLQDRGLIRVDNQGTANAGDIIVNANSINLNNSASVTATTASGQGGNVDFNTDSLSLTNNSLISATAGGAGDGGNIDINSDNILALENSDITANAFRGDGGNINITANGILGIEERKAIPNNTTSDIDASSEFGESGTITITNPQLTIQDPIVAIREVKIDNSEEKRMNLCSEENPNRGGARLVYTGRGGFPESPYDPIDNEEYIAAPGFVPPVEEKQQEWELSAWKEKDPIVQGNAVRIDKKGEIYLVAELSPQEARELLCNNQPSQLKN
- a CDS encoding cytochrome P450 → MTTIEKRNTLPSEPPGSFGLPFLGEAIDFVVSNPQNFAKKRHQKYGSIFKTSIFGQPTIFVSGIEACRFVLSNENVYFQNDMLPNMKTLIGSSALTTQTASIHKNRKQILQKLFSRQYLNEQTETIQAITQNYCQRWEKLGKFAWYYELQNYSFDIAGKLFIGEDFASSSSLGNLYKIWSEGLFSFSPNFPWTKLGRALRSREKILQQLEKIISQRIKINNIDRYQDALSLLLQARDEDGNSLSSIEIKEQILNLLSAGHGTLASALTSFCLLLAKNPEILVKCRQEQQQLNLSSSLSLENLQKMIYLEKVLKEVLRKIPPVGGGFRKVIRKCSFDECLFPKDWQVIYQISLTHQEPSLFAFADTFDPERFNSINQDSVESYIPFGGGRRRCLGENLARLEMKIFAAILIREYDWELTKNQNLKIVQTPFPHPRSGLKVNFKHI